Part of the Capricornis sumatraensis isolate serow.1 chromosome 9, serow.2, whole genome shotgun sequence genome, agacataagagatgtaggttcgatccctggattgggaagatgccctggagaggggtatggcaacccactccagtatccttgcctggagaatcccataaaatTTCCTTTACTCTGGTCACAACTCAAGGTTTTCATTCTGCTCACCTTTAAACATGCAAATAAGCAATGATTCAATCATTCTTTTCTCTAACTAGTcgtcaactgaaaaacaaaatgcacaatgtgagaaTTGCAAGGTAAGTTTTATTGGGGTGAAATAAGGACTGCCACctaggagacagcacctcagatagctctaagAAACTGCTCCAAAAGATAGAGGGAAAGGATagtatatatatgtgattttggttaAGAGGGGAGTGCAATTAAgcacatgcaatcaagcacatattttttgtaGAAAGTTTCTACTGGTCTCTGAAGCTTTTCCTAGTCCTGAGAATCGTTATCTAGAATtgtagtgcttttctagatatgaggagacaCAAGAATcgggctcataaaatcagttcctgagaatatctaactatctgaagacttgtcctgccagttttcccagagcacagagcgcATCATTTCTGCTCTCTACCCTGAACTACTTCAGGGGGTGTTGGAGATCAACAACAGCACCAGCAGTAGCACATGATTTAGTCCTCACAGAGGTGGAAGGCAAGTGCCTGTGTGTGTCAttgtcgctcagttctgtctgactctttctgaccccatggactgcatcccaccagggttctctgtccatggaattctctccaggcaagagtactggagtgggtagccattcccttcttcatggaatttcccaacccaaggatcaaacccgggtctatTGCACTGAACGCagattactgagccaccagggaagcacaagtgCCCATGAttagtgccaatttgtagttgacatagTGTTCATTTGACCCAACTATGAGACAAACAAGATTCTGAAGGCTAAAAATGTAGAATAAATAGGGCAGATATAATTAAAACTCTAGATATGAACAAACACAAATTTTGTTATGCATAAACTAtgttttataacatatatatgagCACAGTATAAAATGGGTTGTTCtccaaaaagaagaaacataTCTCTAGCTACTGATTTAAGACATCTCTGGGTCTGATTTTCTCTAGCATTATGACTGGAAAATTTTATCTGAACCGTGGCCTCTAAGATGTCATCTCCATTGTGAGTTTCTTCATTATAGGaagtattttctgtctcttttttccctctagtATTTGCGGCTTCCTGCTGTTCGGCACTGTCATAGATGATGTCAGTGAAGAATACAAATTCAACCTCTGACTTTATCCTCCTGGGGCTTCTGGTCAACAGTAAATTCACAGGGATTGTGTTTGCAGTTATTTTGGCTATTTTTGTGGTGGCTGTAACTGCAAATTTGGTCATGATATTCTTGATTCACATGgactcccacctccacacccccatgtactttcTGCTCAGCCAACTGTCTATCATGGACACCCTTTTCATTTGTACTACCGTCCCAAAGCTTCTAGTCAACATGGTTTCTAATGAGAAGACCATTTCCTTCGTGGCCTGTGGCATCCAGCTCTTCCTTTACTTAACCATGATGGGAACAGAGTTCTTCCTGTTGGGCctcatggcctatgaccgctatgtggctGTCTGCAACCCTCTTCGGTACCCTGTGTTGATGAACCGCAGAGTGTGTCTCCTTCTGGCTGCTGGTGCCTGGTTCGGTGGATCCCTGGATGGCTTTCTGCTCACCCCTATCACCATGAATGTCCCCTACTGTGGATCCCGCATCATTGATCATTTCTTCTGTGAGATCCCTGCTGTTCTCAAACTGGCCTGTGCTGACATATCCTTGTA contains:
- the LOC138086264 gene encoding olfactory receptor 2T11-like, producing the protein MSVKNTNSTSDFILLGLLVNSKFTGIVFAVILAIFVVAVTANLVMIFLIHMDSHLHTPMYFLLSQLSIMDTLFICTTVPKLLVNMVSNEKTISFVACGIQLFLYLTMMGTEFFLLGLMAYDRYVAVCNPLRYPVLMNRRVCLLLAAGAWFGGSLDGFLLTPITMNVPYCGSRIIDHFFCEIPAVLKLACADISLYETLMYICCVLMLLIPISIISASYSLILLTVHRMRSAEGRKKAFTTCSSHLTVVSIFYGAAFYTYVLPKSFHTSEQDKVVSAFYTIVTLMLNPLFDPMDFVEHKLYDLENLI